The Cylindrospermum stagnale PCC 7417 genome segment TAATCTCCAGATTTCCCGCCAGTCTTACTTACCAAACGAATTGATTCAATTTGAATCGATTTTTCTAAGGCTTTCGCCATATCGTACAAAGTCAAAGCCGCAATCGAAACGGCGGTTAAAGCTTCCATTTCCACACCTGTTTCGGCTTTGGTTTTGACTGTGGCATAAATTTGATAACCAGGTAGTTGGGGATTGGCTGTCACCTCGACTGTAATTTTTTGCAAGGGCAACGGATGACACAGGGGAATCAAATTAGATGTTTGCTTGGCTGCCATAATCCCAGCTAACCTGGCAGTTGCCAATACATCTCCTTTCGGAGCATTTCCGGCTTGAATGGCGGCGAAGGTGGCTGGCAGCATTCGCACTTGGGCTGTGGCTACTGCTTGGCGGACGGTGGGCGCTTTACCAGACACGTCCACCATCTGTGCTTCTCCCTCGTGGTCTAGATGAGTGAGGTTGGCAAAATTAGTTGGAAAATTCTCTTGCGTCATTTGGGTTAATAGTGCTATTATAAGTTTCTGAACAGGGGCGTGTAGCTCAGTGGACTAGAGCACGTGGCTACGGACCACGGTGTCGGGGGTTCGAATCCCTCCTCGCCCGTTAATGAAAAACATTGTAGAGACATGATGAGTGTAAAAACACGTTTATCATGTCTTTACTTTTCTATTTGTTTAAGGCATAGGCATCTTGACCACGACCAAGGGAAAAGCGCAGGGAATTGAGAAAGCCTTTGCTGGATTGGGTGAGAAAGATTAGCAGTGCCACAAAAGTTAAAACTGCACCGTAACCAAACATATTGCGGTAGCCGACAAGTTCAGCGACAGCACCGAGAAGCGGGGCAGCGATCGCCATTCCCAAATCCAATCCAGCGATGGAGATGGCAAAAATTCGCCCTCTTTCTTGGGGGAGTGAGCGGTCTGCCATCATGGTAGTAATCATGGAAATCAGCGTCCCACCGCCGCAGCCTTCAGCGATCGCTGCTAGCAAGAATGCGATCGCGCTGTTGGCTTGCCATAATATTAATGATGCCAAAGTGTAAGCAATGATGCTGCAAGTGATAAACAATCCACGACCAACGCGATCGCTTACCCGACCGGCAAACAGCCTGATCACAAAACTAGAGATGGCCGCAGCGGTGAAAAATAACCCAGCATTCAAATCCACTCCCGTTGATTTGATAAATAAGGCCACAAAAGTATGCACAGACCCCAGCGACACACCAACTAGCAACATAACCGCAGATGGCACCCTCACCCGTGGACTGATCAGAATTTGCCAAAATTGACTATCCTTACCCGCTGTTTTCATCTGTGTTTGTACGGGTGGATTGGTCATTTGGGCTATACCCAACACCGCCACAAAAGCCAATTCAGCAGCTAACAAAAATAAGACTTGATCACCAGCCGCAGCCTGGAAATAACCTCCCAAGGCAGGGCCAATTGCTAAACCAATGGGAGTCACTAGACTCATATAACCAATGATTTCACCACGATTTTTGACCGGAGCTAAATCTGCTACCAAGGCGGTGTAGCCAGTGGTAAAAGCGGCGATGCTAATACCATGAAAGATCCGCACCAAAATCAAGAGAGAAAGTGATCTGAATGCTATATAGCCAAAGGGTGCGATCGTCGCCACAATTGCACCAATCAACAAAATAAATTTGCGTCCACGTTGGTCTGCTAGCCGTCCCAACATGGGGCGAAACAGCAACAGTCCGATGGCGAAACTGCCGATGACAAGGCCAATTTGTTGTTTGCTTCCCCCCACGGACTCAATGTAAAGGGGTAAAGTTGGTAACAACGCCGCCATACTAGACCAGAATAATAAACCTGCTGTAAATAAAATCAGCAGATTCTGCCGCAGATGGGTATCAAAATTCTGAAAAATTTTCAAAACAGATGCAATTTAATGCTAGGTGTGTTTAATGCCCATAGTTACATTACTTAGCATTTTGTGCCACTACCTCCCGCACGCGATAGATGGGTCTTCCTTGGGATTCATGGTAGGTACGCATGAGTAATTCTGCCAAAAGACCGAAGCTAAATAGCTGCACTCCAGTTACCAGCAGCAGCACCGCCAAAATTAGCAAAGGGCGATTGCCAATCATCGCACCAAAAGCCAATTTGAGGAAGGTCAAATATATTCCTATCCCCAAGCCGGAAACCATTGAACTTAAGCCCAAAAGCCCAAAAACGTGCATTGGGCGTGTGAGGAACTTTTTCATAAAGGAGATAGTTAACAAATCCATCAAGACGCGAAATGTCCGCCAGATGCCATACTTACTGCGACCAAAGCGACGGGCATGATGACGCACGGGGATTTCTGTAATTCTTGCCCCTTCAATGAAAGCCAAAGCTGGTAAAAATCGGTGCAGTTCTCCATAGAGGTTCATATCTGCTGCCAATTCTGACCGATAGGCTTTGAGGGAACAGCCATAATCATGCAACACTACCCCAGTGATCTTGCCAATTAGCCAGTTGGCAATTTTAGAAGGGAGTAACCGGGAAACAGCTGCATCTTGACGTTTATGCCGCCAACCACTAACCAAATCATAGCCTTCCTCTAACTTGGCTAATAACATGGGGATATCATCTGGGTCATTTTGGAGATCAGCATCTAAAGTGACGATCGCTTTTCCGGCTGCATAATTAAACCCCGCAGCCATAGCGGCAGTTTGTCCGTAATTTTTCCGCAAAATCACCGCTTTTAAATCATGGCGGATTTGCGCTTGTTGCTTGAGCAATTGGGCAGAACCATCTGTAGAACCATCATCCACACAGATAATTTCATAACTCAACCCACTAGCGCTCACACTATTAGCGATCGCCTCCAGCAACAGCGGCAAACTTTCCACCTCATCACGCACCGGCACCACCACGGAAACGTCTGGGATCTTGACAAAAATTGCCCCATTCTCCCCAGCCAGATTTTCAGAAATCAACCCACTCCTCATAATTCCTCTGCGTCCTCAGCGTCTCTGTGGTTCGTAACTCTTAACAACTCTGCCAGCACCTCGCAGCTGCTGATAGTATGACTGACTCACGGCATCTCCCTGTTCCGAAAGCACATCAATCCCAATACCATTGCGACCGTAATCTTTCCCGGAACTATGGATATAGCGATGATCAGCCAAATACAATCCTACATGGGTGGCTTTTTGGGGAGTTCCAAAAAATACTAGATCCCCTGGTTGTAATTCGCCTATGGTAATTGGTTGGGTGAAGCCTTCTTGCTGATAAGCATCTCTCGGTAACCAAATCCCCACCGAGGCAAAAGCCGCTTGCATCAACCCAGAACAGTCGTAATTTGGCCCGACAGTCCCACCCCAAAGGTAATAATTAGATTGTGGCATCGCTTTTTGAGTAAAGGCGATCGCCAACGGTAGCAGTTTTTTAACTTCCGATTCAGAAAATATGGGAGCTTGGTAAGCTACAGTAGCTCTTTGTAATAAACCCAAATCGGTAACCGATACCCACCCTGGATAGTCATCCTCGCACAAATACACCTCAACCGCTGAATCCTGATGATTTGATGTTACCCGTAAATGTCGCCCAGCAGCAGCTTGAGTTGCCAAGCGGATACATTCAGGAGAATCATATAAATTTAGGTCAGCAAGACACTGGTGCTCACCCGATTCGGAATTTGGGATTTTAGATTTTAGATTAAAGGACATAACGAGAGAGAATGGTTTTCTTCAGCAAAGACGAACAACTCGACAATCTTGGTAATCGCATTTTAGAGGCAACTTGGTCAGCATTTGGCACATTAACCCGAAACCAAATTGCTCTGACTTGGATTGTTTACGATCCGCCTGTCTTAGTAAATACAGGTGGCGCACTGACTCCCAACGCTTTTTGGAATCATCCCGTTCGTGGTTTTAGTTATCGTGGTGTGGAGCGAATTTACCCCGCGAGTATAGTCAAGTTATTCTACTTGGTGGCGGTTAACGAGTGGCTAGAGAAAGGTATGTTACAAACTTCCAAGGAGTTGGAGCGTGCCTTGAGGGATATGATGATCGATTCTAGTAATGATGCTACCAGCTTGGTGGTGGATATCCTCAGTG includes the following:
- a CDS encoding C40 family peptidase, which gives rise to MSFNLKSKIPNSESGEHQCLADLNLYDSPECIRLATQAAAGRHLRVTSNHQDSAVEVYLCEDDYPGWVSVTDLGLLQRATVAYQAPIFSESEVKKLLPLAIAFTQKAMPQSNYYLWGGTVGPNYDCSGLMQAAFASVGIWLPRDAYQQEGFTQPITIGELQPGDLVFFGTPQKATHVGLYLADHRYIHSSGKDYGRNGIGIDVLSEQGDAVSQSYYQQLRGAGRVVKSYEPQRR
- a CDS encoding MFS transporter, translating into MKIFQNFDTHLRQNLLILFTAGLLFWSSMAALLPTLPLYIESVGGSKQQIGLVIGSFAIGLLLFRPMLGRLADQRGRKFILLIGAIVATIAPFGYIAFRSLSLLILVRIFHGISIAAFTTGYTALVADLAPVKNRGEIIGYMSLVTPIGLAIGPALGGYFQAAAGDQVLFLLAAELAFVAVLGIAQMTNPPVQTQMKTAGKDSQFWQILISPRVRVPSAVMLLVGVSLGSVHTFVALFIKSTGVDLNAGLFFTAAAISSFVIRLFAGRVSDRVGRGLFITCSIIAYTLASLILWQANSAIAFLLAAIAEGCGGGTLISMITTMMADRSLPQERGRIFAISIAGLDLGMAIAAPLLGAVAELVGYRNMFGYGAVLTFVALLIFLTQSSKGFLNSLRFSLGRGQDAYALNK
- a CDS encoding glycosyltransferase family 2 protein; the encoded protein is MRSGLISENLAGENGAIFVKIPDVSVVVPVRDEVESLPLLLEAIANSVSASGLSYEIICVDDGSTDGSAQLLKQQAQIRHDLKAVILRKNYGQTAAMAAGFNYAAGKAIVTLDADLQNDPDDIPMLLAKLEEGYDLVSGWRHKRQDAAVSRLLPSKIANWLIGKITGVVLHDYGCSLKAYRSELAADMNLYGELHRFLPALAFIEGARITEIPVRHHARRFGRSKYGIWRTFRVLMDLLTISFMKKFLTRPMHVFGLLGLSSMVSGLGIGIYLTFLKLAFGAMIGNRPLLILAVLLLVTGVQLFSFGLLAELLMRTYHESQGRPIYRVREVVAQNAK
- the moaC gene encoding cyclic pyranopterin monophosphate synthase MoaC translates to MTQENFPTNFANLTHLDHEGEAQMVDVSGKAPTVRQAVATAQVRMLPATFAAIQAGNAPKGDVLATARLAGIMAAKQTSNLIPLCHPLPLQKITVEVTANPQLPGYQIYATVKTKAETGVEMEALTAVSIAALTLYDMAKALEKSIQIESIRLVSKTGGKSGDYTPPEL